From one Lolium rigidum isolate FL_2022 chromosome 4, APGP_CSIRO_Lrig_0.1, whole genome shotgun sequence genomic stretch:
- the LOC124708357 gene encoding interactor of constitutive active ROPs 2, chloroplastic-like produces MQSSKTRNGPSDAPQRTSPATPRSSRVAKTGGNETDSPGITPTRTPTERSPKVTERRSPRSPITEKKRPSRLNELDSKVSQLQDELKKTKEQLTASEARRRHAQQEADEAKKLEQEASSKLADSQRQFTELSAAEESRLQELRKIQQERDRAWESEIEALQKQQSVDAAALNSAMSEIQRLKLQLEATVQSDAAHAKQCEYTDSELEGLKQEMELRLATIEGLKVNVGESDKAAADANAMATETKLQLETAKATIDSLVAEGARLQECLRSKDIELSESKARVVSLEEDLKKVQAAGNESLSEAQAGNANGGFGSPLTEVLKSVNGSPDLEVEHWRTALEVAEMRYQEEQTRMTIETKTAYEMLENMKSECARQLCDMELKLKSKNEELVAALAGKAQDLHRSEGLSEMQPELEAKLMKSITDIAELKANMMDKENALQSMAEENETLKSEAGRKEADVQQRYEAAVAELELAKAAEQDRCAAEDERAVEERPQVKTLGLVNISELPRPAPPTKWEAFAKQKGIVNRKKNKRTWDEQTNSWKRNYGYDRVNDDRDIPIIEAKMTDEPGVDPFAKRREEKKGRVDKQEKNRLGNLKNAAKVGALPSHIQLAATAIPITGTKADLPRKSKKEDVENVAGMASSATASGGKFDKKLPGEKPLKKTGKHRKFLPVAEGKGMGNLEKQQNDKILNSLLAKNFEEPLDVSKAITMYKVKKDNNRRKDKKSSSGSDKLKPGKKIHKKSSKKSA; encoded by the exons ATGCAGAGTTCAAAGACAAG GAATGGCCCTTCAGATGCTCCACAGAGGACGTCTCCAGCAACTCCACGGTCGTCTCGTGTGGCGAAAACTGGAGGAAATGAAACCGACTCCCCCGGGATTACACCAACAAGAACGCCTACAGAGAGGAGCCCCAAGGTCACTGAGCGCCGTTCACCACGAAGCCCAATTACTGAG AAGAAACGCCCAAGTCGGCTAAACGAGTTGGACTCTAAGGTCAGCCAGCTCCAAGATGAACTGAAGAAGACCAAGGAACAGCTGACTGCATCAGAGGCACGGAGGCGGCATGCACAGCAGGAGGctgatgaagcaaagaagctggaGCAGGAAGCTTCCTCGAAGCTAGCGGACTCGCAGCGCCAGTTTACCGAGTTATCCGCCGCGGAGGAATCTCGTCTCCAGGAGCTGCGCAAGATACAGCAGGAGCGTGACCGTGCATGGGAATCTGAGATCGAGGCTTTGCAGAAGCAGCAATCAGTGGATGCGGCTGCACTCAACTCAGCCATGTCTGAGATCCAGAGGCTGAAGCTGCAGCTAGAGGCCACAGTGCAGTCTGATGCAGCCCATGCCAAGCAATGTGAGTACACAGACTCTGAACTTGAAGGGTTGAAGCAGGAGATGGAGCTGCGGCTTGCAACAATTGAAGGCCTGAAAGTGAATGTCGGGGAAAGCGACAAGGCTGCAGCTGATGCAAATGCAATGGCAACTGAGACGAAGCTGCAGCTGGAGACTGCAAAAGCCACCATTGACTCACTCGTAGCAGAGGGTGCGCGGTTGCAGGAATGCCTGAGGTCAAAGGATATAGAGCTCAGTGAGTCTAAAGCTCGGGTAGTCTCGCTCGAGGAAGATCTGAAGAAGGTGCAAGCTGCAGGTAATGAATCTTTGAGTGAGGCACAGGCTGGCAATGCCAATGGCGGCTTTGGCAGTCCGCTGACTGAAGTTCTGAAGAGTGTCAATGGAAGTCCTGACTTGGAGGTTGAACACTGGCGTACAGCGCTTGAGGTGGCTGAGATGAGGTACCAGGAGGAGCAAACACGGATGACCATTGAGACAAAAACAGCCTATGAGATGCTGGAGAACATGAAGTCAGAGTGCGCGCGCCAACTGTGTGATATGGAGCTCAAGCTAAAGAGCAAGAACGAGGAGCTGGTGGCAGCTTTAGCAGGCAAGGCGCAGGACCTTCACAGGTCAGAGGGGTTGAGCGAAATGCAGCCAGAGCTGGAGGCCAAGCTGATGAAGTCGATCACCGACATTGCTGAGCTCAAGGCGAACATGATGGACAAGGAGAACGCGCTGCAGAGCATGGCGGAGGAAAACGAGACCCTCAAGTCTGAGGCGGGCAGGAAGGAGGCCGACGTGCAGCAGAGgtacgaggcggcggtggcggagctgGAGCTCGCCAAGGCGGCGGAGCAGGAC CGGTGTGCTGCGGAGGATGAGCGGGCTGTGGAAGAAAGGCCCCAAGTGAAGACCCTGGGACTGGTCAACATCAGTGAG CTACCAAGGCCAGCGCCTCCTACAAAGTGGGAGGCTTTCGCAAAGCAGAAAG GCATTGTCAACCGCAAGAAGAACAAGCGTACATGGGATGAGCAAACCAATTCGTGGAAGCGGAATTATGGCTATGATCGCGTTAATGACGACAGAGACATTCCCATTATTGAAGCCAAAATGACAGATG AACCAGGTGTTGATCCATTTGCTAAAAGAAGGGAAGAGAAGAAGGGCAGGGTTGATAAGCAAGAAAAGAACAGACTTGGTAATCTAAAGAATGCCGCAAAAGTTGGTGCTCTGCCAAG TCATATACAGCTTGCTGCCACAGCCATTCCGATCACAGGAACTAAAGCTGATCTGCCTAGAAAATCTAAAAAGGAAGACGTTGAGAATGTTGCTGGTATGGCTTCTTCAGCAACAGCTAGTGGTGGAAAGTTTGACAAGAAGTTGCCGGGCGAGAAACCTCTTAAGAAAACTGGCAAACAtagaaag TTCCTCCCTGTGGCTGAAGGGAAAGGAATGGGCAACCTGGAGAAGCAGCAAAACGACAAAATCTTGAACAGCCTACTAGCCAAGAACTTCGAGGAACCGTTGGATGTCAGCAAG GCAATCACGATGTACAAGGTGAAGAAGGACAACAACAGAAGAAAAGACAAGAAGTCCTCATCTGGATCAGATAAGTTGAAGCCTGGGAAGAAAATCCACAAGAAATCTTCAAAGAAGAGCGCTTAG
- the LOC124646822 gene encoding uncharacterized protein LOC124646822, with translation MAGGSRRRRRRLRERPPQAEEPSSPPEAAPARLGIREAVVGEEPSKKICDASGSTSSPSSGCHDWDYPLDSLLHQIIALISSFHDLLAFRGTCRSWRAAASSFPSVYTFTFPPLQLEPDISHGFFNYKPKWKLVDPAKRALSLGFSAARINPCRMRYLGCSYGHLIFSDREHCHLLDVYTGTKVRPPKLQSDGSSLIYYGFLVAPLTSPNSRLTLLSRTSMFQWQVGANSWTEHPLAGEPIHQIVFFKGQMFAMDFVQRLHTISVVPQLSIQEVAVVWEEGMLVGLHSKPWLVICGDMLLLVDLSVSTDLLFGFPGTLRVFRLDFSDQPAKWVKMEKLDNWALFLANDRRNPTFSCMNPERWGGKSNYIYVPTASQDSDEPWTAIEVGQPVPNSTHRLSFSSAATAHSSPLNSLWVLPSLVYGVCQ, from the exons ATGGCCGGAGGAAGTCGCCGCCGGCGTCGTCGCCTGAGAGAGCGGCCGCCGCAGGCCGAGGAACCTTCCTCGCCGCCGGAGGCGGCACCAGCTCGTCTCGGCATCAG AGAAGCTGTTGTTGGAGAGGAGCCTTCTAAGAAAATCTGCGACGCCTCGGGATCTACCTCTTCACCCTCTTCGGGATGCCATGATTGGGATTACCCTCTGGACAGCCTGCTCCATCAAATCATAGCTCTCATTAGCTCATTCCATGACCTCCTTGCTTTCAGAGGCACCTGCCGCTCTTGGCGCGCTGCGGCCTCGTCCTTCCCATCCGTGTATACCTTCACCTTCCCACCTCTCCAACTCGAACCAGATATTAGCCATGGATTTTTCAACTATAAACCTAAATGGAAGCTTGTTGACCCTGCCAAGAGAGCTTTATCCCTTGGCTTTTCAGCGGCCAGAATTAATCCATGCCGCATGCGCTATCTGGGCTGCTCATATGGGCATCTTATTTTCTCCGACCGGGAGCACTGCCATCTCCTCGATGTGTACACTGGTACTAAGGTGAGGCCTCCCAAACTCCAATCCGATGGCAGCTCTTTGATCTACTATGGCTTCCTTGTGGCTCCACTCACCTCACCCAACTCACGTCTCACCCTTTTATCGAGAACCTCCATGTTCCAGTGGCAAGTTGGAGCTAATTCCTGGACAGAGCACCCTCTTGCTGGTGAACCCATCCATCAGATTGTCTTCTTCAAAGGTCAGATGTTTGCCATGGACTTTGTTCAGAGGCTACATACCATAAGCGTCGTGCCTCAACTCAGCATACAAGAAGTAGCAGTTGTGTGGGAAGAGGGCATGCTTGTAGGCCTGCATTCTAAGCCATGGTTGGTGATCTGTGGTGACATGCTTCTCTTGGTTGATCTCTCGGTAAGCACGGACCTACTGTTTGGCTTCCCTGGCACCTTACGAGTCTTCCGCCTCGACTTTTCGGACCAACCGGCGAAGTGGGTGAAGATGGAGAAGTTGGACAATTGGGCTCTCTTTCTTGCCAATGATAGGAGGAACCCCACATTTTCGTGCATGAACCCCGAAAGATGGGGAGGAAAAAGTAACTACATTTATGTTCCGACGGCATCCCAAGATTCTGATGAGCCATGGACTGCAATAGAGGTTGGACAACCAGTGCCCAACTCAACACACCGCTTGTCATTCAGTTCTGCAGCCACTGCCCATTCCAGTCCACTAAATAGCCTCTGGGTGCTCCCCAGTTTGGTTTACGGAGTTTGCCAGTAA